CTTCAGTAAATTAGTCTAATTTGTTTTAACCAGCTCGTTAGACCCGTATTAGTAACGTTAGATCATATAACCCGTGTTTGGTAATAGAGATCAGGTATAATGGAGCAGCTCCGGCGGAGGCTCTCAGTGCTTCACGAGCTGTAGTAGAGCTCAGCCAGCTGTTTTTAATGGGAGGCGGATGGATCTGCTCTGAGATCAGCGGGCGAATCTTGCACAGATGGCGGAGGTACCGGCTCTGGCCCGGTTGGAGTCCCTGGCCCGATATGTTCACAAAGCGGCCAGCGAGGGGCGAGTCCTGACCCTGGCCGCCCTGCTCCTGAACCACGCCACCGTTCAGACCCGGTACCTGCTGGAGCACGTGACCCAGGAGGCCGGACAGAGGTCCACTCCGCTCATCATTGCTGCTCGGAACGGACATGACAAGGTGGTCCGGCTGCTTCTGGACCATTATAAAGTGGACACCGAACAGACCGGGACTGTCCGGTTTGACGGGTGAGATGTTTATTACACGTATCTACATACACTTATTATGTAAGCGATACATTTATTTTGCTTGCTGTTACATTGTATTATGTTTGCTTAATTTACACGGATACTCGTCTGGATTGAATTGTAAATTGTTGTAATCTTACCTGTATATTATCCTAGAGTTTTCACTGAGAATTAGTAATCGTTAACGATGTACAAAATGATCGAGCTGGCAACAATTGCTATAAAATTCACACTCATATTCGCTGATGTAATTTTACAACTATCAATAACTGAAACGGATGAAATAAAAAGAGCGCGAGTCCGCGGAGTGATATGAGATGTAAGAAATTAGCACCGTTTCAGTTACCCGGATGAGCGAACTGATAAACAGCTAAAAGTAGACCGATGAATACCATGATTGACTAATCAGAAGCGAGTATTCCCAGTGTAATAAAATGCTTCCCCCATAAACAAACCTTTTTAAAACCGCCCTCTATGTTGATGATACATGTTcaaacaagtatgatttacttTATGTGGAATATAGGGCTGCTCTGATCATTAATGCGCAtatcgtcagtaaagccggttctctaatcagcggttaattccatcaggtgcgtgatttcacatagagcagctgttactacacagagctgttgttaactgagaagatgcgcaaataaacgctgaaaatgaagtggatttgcgcatcttctcagttaacaacagctctgtgtagtaacagctgctctatgtgaaatcacgcacctgatggaattaaccgctgattagagaaccggctttactgacgagatgcgcattaacgatcagccgattgtgatcggagcagccctagtgGAATATTGAAAGAGGCATTTAGCAGattttatttcttgcaattaaagtaaattaaagctgcagtagggaacttctgtaaaaatattttttttacatatttgttaagcctgtcattatgtcctgacagtagaatatgagacagataatctgtgaaaaaaatcaagctcctctggctcctcccagtgtcctattgccatttgcagaaagtcatccgcttccggtaaaaaaacaaccaatcagagctgcagtccgtaactttgtttgtgttcaaaatgtagaaaaatgaacataataagcgagtacaccatgaatccattttccaaagcttgtttttagcttgtcctgaatcactagggtacacctataataagtgtttctattcggactattttagattgcttcgggggtaccgcggcggaggaacccagtacctttgtgattcttcatagacataaacagagagaagtagttccggctacgatgttcttccgcaagacgcaagcagttctgtttattaaccgctagagcgtcaaaagttccctaccgcagctttaagaagATCTCCATTAATGTGTCTTTTACACTGTAttttaagtcttctgaagtcatatagTTGCTTTGCATCAGGAACAGAcccaaatttaagtcattatCCATTGAAAATTCATGATTGAGTACATTCTATTATGGCGCATGAAGAAGCATCACGACAAGTTTGAGCATTGCAgtgaattattttctttaaacttTACACTATGTGATACATTTTTCTAGGTCAACAATTCTATTTTTGATTCATGTAATCCTTACAAATGTTACTATTGTATTTAGCTTGTGAGCGGTTAAACTTGTGAAATTTGGAAACAAAATGAGAGCAAGTAAATGCTGGCagaaatgtcattattttgaAACTATTCCAAAAGAGCCCTGTGTTTCATTATGTCATTACTGATGTGTCCGTTGCTCTTACAGGTATATTATTGATGGTGCCACGGCTCTTTGGTGTGCAGCTGGCGCTGGGCATTTCGAGGTGGTACGTTTGCTGGTTTCGCACAATGCCAACGTGAATCACACCACCCTCACAAACTCCACTCCGCTCAGGGCTGCGTGCTTCGACGGCCGGCTGGACATCGTACGGTATCTCGTTGAGCACAAGGCCAATCTCAGCATTGCCAATAAGTACGGCAACACTTGTTTGATGATTGCCGCTTACAAGGGCCACACCGACGTTGTTTACTTCCTGTTGGAGCACAGGGCGGATCCTAATGCCAAAGCTCACTGTGGGGCCACTGCGCTGCACTTTGCCGCAGAAGCCGGGCATCTGGATATCGTGAAGGAGCTGGTACGATGCCAAGCAGCAATGGTGGTTAACGGACATGGCATGTCGCCACTGAAAGTGGCGGCTGAAAGCTGCAAGGCGGACGTTGTAGAGCTGCTGCTGTCGCATGTGGATTGCGATGTACATAGTCGCATTGAGGCACTGGAACTGCTTGGAGCATCTTTTGCCAACGACCGTGAAAATTACGACATTCTTAAGACCTACCACTACTTGTACCTCGCCATGCTGGAGCGATTTCGTGATCCCGGGAGGGTTATCGCCAAAGAGTTGCCGTCTCCTGTTGTGGCGTACGGAGGGAGGGCCGAGTGCCGGAATTTGCAAGACTTAGAGGCCATTCGACACGACCGGGATGCACTACACATGGAAGGCCTTATGATTCGAGAACGAATTCTGGGTGCGGATAACATAGATGTGTCGCATCCCATAATATATCGGGGCGCGGTCTACGCCGACAACATGGAGTTCGAACAGTGCATCAAACTCTGGCTGCACGCCTTGCATCTACGGCAAAAAGGAAACCGCAACACGCATAAAGACCTCTTGCGATTTGCGCAAGTGTTCTCGCAAATGGTCCACTTGAAGGAGCCGGTTCGCGCATCGGACGTTGAACACGTTTTGCGCGCCAGCGTCTTAGAGATCCGCCGCAGCATGGAGCGCTTGCAAACCACCACTGATGCTGAGTTGCAAGCGGCCACCGACAGCTACGAATCCAATTTGTTCACTTTTCTCTACCTGGTTTGCATCTCTACGAAAACGCAGTGCGGCGAGGAGGAACGAGCGCGTATAAACAAACAGATCTACGACTTAATACGCCTAGATCCACGATCTCGAGAGGGGTCAACGCTTTTGCACCTAGCGGCTAGCTCTAGTACGCCAGTAGATGACTTCCACACCAATGATGTGTGCAGTTTTCCAAATGCGCAAGTGACCAAGCTGCTTATAGAATGCGGAGCCCAGGTAAACGCCGTGGACCATGAAGGAAACAGCCCTTTACACCTCATAGTACAGTATAACCGTCCCATCAGCGACTTCCTGACCCTTCATGCCATCATCATCAGCCTCGTCGAAGCCGGCGCTCATACGGACATGACCAACAAGCAAAAGAAGACCCCGCTTGATAAGAGCACAACGGGCGTTTCTGAAATCCTTCTGAAGACACAGATGAAGATGAGTCTGAAATGCTTGGCGGCTCGTGCCGTGCAGCAACACCAGATCTTGTATCGGGACCAGATTCCCAAAAGTCTGGAGGAGTTTGTTGAATTTCACTGATCTGTGCTTTTGTTTTTCCATCAGATCTGTTTTTTGGAGTTTGTTTTAACCTATGAAATGGTGCTGAGAACTCCTAATTTGACCTTGTTTAGTGCTCTGCATGGATTGCAAATCTAGAAAATGTAGAACATATATATCCGTTTGAGAGATCTGACTAAATGCGACTGTTGCATTTTATCCCAAAGGAACTGGAGTATCCAGTTTCATTCtggttctttttttaacaaatcgaAGAGGATGTTGATGCTGTGGATACAGGTGGTGCAAAAGACTTATTTTGAAACTGATACGTTTCTTTTTTTGGCAAAGGCATTTTATTGTGTGTTGGACTGTAGACATGACAATGTGAacggcttttttttttaaataagctgcTCTTTTgtcaacatttttcatatttttttgttttcttaacatattttataaaaggtTTATTTAAAACAGAGTGAAAAATGTCTATTTTATAATGAATCAATAGCCGAGAGTTGATATCCTAAAGCTCTGTGCCAGGTGGtttcttttatttgaatattaaaatgtgccTGTAACCCAGAAAGTTGgacgtttattattattttttccattattattatggttctgttttattttattttatttttctaaaccaTGACGCCACTGCAAAGCCAATAAGCGAGTCTGTAATTATGACTTGTGTTAATGAGCACGTGCTGGAGCTCTTTTTGAGTCCCGGGGCCTTATTCTGGATGGTGctgttgtgtgaatgtgtgagcagCATGTCTTCCTGtttttagctgtgtgtgtgtgtgtgtgtgtgtgttttgagagcATGTCAGCTTGAATGTGGAGGTTTTGAACCCTCTTTGTTTGCACCATGTTTTATCATTCAATTACTGAAGATAGATCAATGCGTTTTATTTCCTTACCAGTCATAACAGGATTAAAAACCTAGATCTAAGACACCTGTCCGACTCTGTGTGATTCTGTCGCATTTGTAATTCCAATTCTTAAagcaatatttcacccaaaaacgtaaatttgctgaaaatgtcctcacccttCGGTCACCCAAGATTCGTTTTAGATTGAATGGTGTTCGTGGAGTTTTATTCTAAACTCATTATTCTTCTGTGGTCTGATCCATTTCACAGGGAAATTTTGAAGAAGTAACGCTTTCTTTAAGAACAGAAGTGTTGGGTTGTTCTTGATTCTATCAGTAAGGAATTGATTGGGTTGCGAAAAGTGATGGAAGTGCATTTATGCTGAATATCAAGTGAGAGCGTCTTGAGGaatggttcatccaaaaatttaacTTGGCTAAAAATTTACTCAATCTCAGGCCACCCGAAATGTGGATCAGTTTGAGaaatggagaaatgtagcattccatcacttgctcaccaatcgatgtgaatgggtgccgtcagaatgagagtccaaacagctgataaaaacatcacaataatccaaaagaaaTCAACTGCAcgccagtccatcagttaacatcttgtgaagtcaaaagctgcatgtttgtaagaaacaaatcaactttaacttcaaactgtcgctttgtgtggattacttgtggattattgtgatgtttttatcagatgttttaactcattctgacggcacccattcactgcagagcatccattgctgagcaagtgctACATTTAGATGTATTTCTTAAATAagagaattaaaaaacaaatatttagtcTTTTAAATCAAGGTATTGTTAATTTATTCAGTGGTCCAATAAAAGCACGACAAACATTCAGCTGTCATTATTACATGCAATAAAATGGTGACATAAATGACAACAATTAAACCGAGTGACCATAGAAtcaccatggtgtcaaactgaaAGCTGTGAAGCCATGTCAGAAGAAAACACTGTCCgaaaacattttatattgaagGACTATGATTAGAACAGAACCTGAAGTATGTAGTATGTATAGTGTGCACAGTATGCTTTTTATGCACCGCATGACTTACATTTATCATGACTGTGCACACTGCACAGAATAATGTAACCatcaatgcaatgcatttaaCTTGATCTTTCACTTTCCCAGTGTGATGAATGGATTGTAAATTTACAAAGAATTTGGTCAGGCCGACATCTTCATAAATACTTTGACTTGAAATGTAAATAACCTTATATGGTTTACACATGGAATGATGCATAGTAGTTCACTTAGTATTTTTCCAATAGTCTGCAGTGTACAGAGAGGTACTATTCCATTCTGAACACAGACACGGTTATTCCAGACAGCGATCATGAAAAGTGTTTAAGGGTAATTAAGATATCTagaatattttaacaatttatagcaacccccccccccatctgtGTCTCAGTCTTATATTAATTAAGAGAAATTACATAGAATATTGTACgtttacagtatttttcatatatatacacacacacacacattagtggtGTCAAAcgtgattaatcacatacaaaataaaagttttcgttTACGTAATGTGTACTGTGAATATTTATGATGTTTATAAGAAATACACACATTCAGCATATAATTTGAAATTTTCCAtgtggacatatatatatatatatatatatatatatatatatatatatatatatatatatataatttgtaatatataaatatttttaaaatataattttttttcttaagtatatacatgcatgtgtgcttatatatacataataaatatacacacacatatactatgtaaacaaaatctttttggatgtgattaatcgtgatttattgtttgaaagcactaatatatatatatatatatatatatatagttgaattGTTTATGACAGCACATTTGCAGTCAGtaagtcagtgaaaaaaaattctaataaaagcCAAGAGataagtctgaaaaaaaaaaagtaaaatgtgcatGTTTATTTCAACTACCCTTAAACTCTTTTACCAGTTTTAATGATGAAACACAGATTGAAGCAATACTTCTGATTCCAGCTGCAATGTACTGAATATAAGTGATTATGACCAAATctcaaataaatgaacagatgttGCAACCAAATGCATTAAGGTGCATAAGTCTatggttaaatattttattttaatcatagtTTTACATTATATTGCTGaacctttttaatatatatatatatatttacagatttcAAGTTCAAAATTCTTAACAATGTGCAAGTGCATCAAAAAGTCTTACGATTCGGTTCCACAATCTGGTTTGTTTCGTGATATGCAAAACATTTATCAGCTCCAAAACCTCTCAAAACAGTTCAGTCCGAAGCCTCTTCATTAATGTTTTTTCGTTGACTATTACTTTCCTTTCCACCTGTTTCCAAAGTCTCAAACCACATGAGATTACTTCCTCATAAAACACATCTCCACATTCTCTGTCTTAATTGGTCGCACGTCCAGGGGAAGCGAGCTGATTGGTTCTGCATCAGACTGCAGGAGGGCGTGGCAGTGCTCGAGAGCAGCTGATTGGCTGACACACACCCGTGTCTGGAGAGTCCCTGAGTGATTGGATGAGGAGGTTGCCGTGGCATTACCGATCCTCTGCTGTCTTCTCATTGGTCGCCTGCTCTTCCCTCTCCCTCTTCTGCCTGCTGAAGAATCCAAGCTGCAGATgaaagaaaaacagttatttgttttgaataaaatagCAGTATCATCCTGAGAGATCTGACCTTTAACAAGCCCTAAAATAAGTGTTTCTTATGTAAATGTAAGTTTCTGATGTGCAAATTTAGCTCTACTTAATCTTGTATAAAAGAAAATCAAGCATATGGACAGAATTTAAGCTTGCTTCTGGATAAAAAGGGATTTCAGttgataattaaataataataattcaagccAACATAATGAATGTTTGTTAGCCCAACAGCCaaatatcagtgttattttaatattatttatttatattttgaattagattttattttcagttcatttaAGCTTCATTAATTAATGTGCTGCTgtcgttattattattgttttattttttttaagttttagtcattttagtacttcagtacTTAAATACTTCAACTTATATAATTTGAAATTTTAGTACATtagttacattttagtaattcaattataaatctatatttagatttttatttaatagtttcagttttagcatttttagtatttcaacttaaaattattttatttcagttagttgccaattgaaaatgaaaaaaaaaaaattgtgaaattttcatctctaaaaaaataaatatttattttatttgaattctaTTTTGAATTACAGAAGACAAGGTTTAATAGTTTAAttattagttaacaataacaacattgccaaatattagcatattaaaatgcatcattttttacattttaaaccacTTTATTGTGctgtatgcattttaaaatgccattCGTAGGCAGATTCACCCTAAATTAAACCAGAAATAGTCTAAAATTAGGCCAAAACAGCTTGATCTCCTTTCTTTTAATCACCCAAATGAAGTGTATTTACAAATGTACTGCAGTctttattaatacatattttccaATTAGCTTGGTAACTGTGAATAAAATCCATTCCAGACCTTCCAGAGGGCCAGAACCAGCAGGGCCAGGAGCTGAAGTCCTCCCAATGTGCTCCCAACTATGACCCAGATGGGAATCCGGTAATCTTCCTCCTTCCTAATCTCCAGGATTATCTACACAACCAAACGCTAAAAGTCAAATTCGTGGAAGAATCAGGTTTACAAGCTCAGGCTTCATATGCAAACCTGCATAAATGAATGTTAGAAGATGTGTGTATGATTCAGTTGCACCAGTTATCAAGAAAGAAAAGACATCCATAAGGGGGCAGCACATCACTTAAGTTATTTTGGTTCTAATATTTGGCAAATGGTCTTTCCTTCTCATTACACCCGTGGACTTCTCCTTCAAGCACAAGCAAGTGTAATAAAGGAACTCAGATGCATCATTAAATATCCATGAAGATGAAGTTGCTCATGAAGCGTACTCACATGTCTCATGGGTCGTTCCTCGTGGAGGAACATCGGACTTGAGGGGCTCAACTCGACTACAGCCGTCATTACCAGATCTAACCGTTTAAATTTCACCTGAGGAATGAGATGAAGAGTTTTTTAATCGCatctctgaaaaataaaataaaataaacgctcATAATTTAAAGTCCTCTTCGATGTTCATTAAGAAATTAGCACAATAGCTTGCTTTGGGAAAACCGATATACATAATTAATggaaaaattgatttttttaataacacatgGACTCCTTTAAACAATTTGCAAACAAGTAGATAATGtggaatgtaaaataataatcctaataaCACCAAACAATAATGTGAACAAATGCCTGATGAGAGAAATttctattattttacaagaacagATACTAGTCTGATAACTGTAATTTTCttgttaatttataattattatttatatttttaagtgtaatttgtgtgtatatatatatgtaatgcaataacattttataatattattttttatatatgacaGGGTGGAAAACATTGGATACATAAAACgtgtaacatttaataaaaatataacttgaaaactaaaaaaaacctgTATACATTTTGTTAACAATTAGGTAAAGTGGCACATA
The sequence above is drawn from the Carassius gibelio isolate Cgi1373 ecotype wild population from Czech Republic chromosome B25, carGib1.2-hapl.c, whole genome shotgun sequence genome and encodes:
- the fem1b gene encoding protein fem-1 homolog B, yielding MAEVPALARLESLARYVHKAASEGRVLTLAALLLNHATVQTRYLLEHVTQEAGQRSTPLIIAARNGHDKVVRLLLDHYKVDTEQTGTVRFDGYIIDGATALWCAAGAGHFEVVRLLVSHNANVNHTTLTNSTPLRAACFDGRLDIVRYLVEHKANLSIANKYGNTCLMIAAYKGHTDVVYFLLEHRADPNAKAHCGATALHFAAEAGHLDIVKELVRCQAAMVVNGHGMSPLKVAAESCKADVVELLLSHVDCDVHSRIEALELLGASFANDRENYDILKTYHYLYLAMLERFRDPGRVIAKELPSPVVAYGGRAECRNLQDLEAIRHDRDALHMEGLMIRERILGADNIDVSHPIIYRGAVYADNMEFEQCIKLWLHALHLRQKGNRNTHKDLLRFAQVFSQMVHLKEPVRASDVEHVLRASVLEIRRSMERLQTTTDAELQAATDSYESNLFTFLYLVCISTKTQCGEEERARINKQIYDLIRLDPRSREGSTLLHLAASSSTPVDDFHTNDVCSFPNAQVTKLLIECGAQVNAVDHEGNSPLHLIVQYNRPISDFLTLHAIIISLVEAGAHTDMTNKQKKTPLDKSTTGVSEILLKTQMKMSLKCLAARAVQQHQILYRDQIPKSLEEFVEFH